In Castanea sativa cultivar Marrone di Chiusa Pesio chromosome 6, ASM4071231v1, a single window of DNA contains:
- the LOC142641051 gene encoding uncharacterized protein LOC142641051 isoform X2 has product MQPMNIGEDSTDSWDNQAEDDEVEPRQMGGGVMNSDYESEELLSLDESSLSSEHGDDSSDDDIPIAEVDNFIRRSRHTIFRPVAKAEHLRFEKDILFISPKQFKDAIIDYAVHDGWGIKFVKNDLVRVRARCQPWCKFVAHLAKMSKEKSFRLKTLNMEHSCSRSYRNPRCTTSYIGKMFVKRVKRQPDIKLKDIQDAMHEKYVVDISAGKASRAREKAQDAIDRVHTAQFNQL; this is encoded by the coding sequence ATGCAACCAATGAACATTGGTGAAGATAGTACTGATAGTTGGGACAATCAAGCTGAAGATGATGAGGTTGAGCCAAGACAAATGGGTGGTGGTGTTATGAATTCTGACTATGAGAGTGAGGAGCTGCTTAGCCTTGACGAATCATCATTAAGTAGTGAGCATGGTGATGATTCAAGTGATGATGACATCCCTATTGCTGAGGTTGACAATTTTATTAGAAGGAGCAGACACACAATCTTTAGGCCAGTAGCCAAAGCTGAGCACCTTAGGTTTGAGAAGGATATATTGTTCATCTCACCTAAACAATTTAAAGATGCTATAATTGATTATGCAGTCCATGATGGGTGGGGtataaaatttgtgaaaaatgaCTTGGTGAGAGTGAGAGCCCGATGCCAGCCATGGTGCAAGTTTGTTGCCCACCTTGCAAAGATGTCGAAGGAGAAGAGTTTTAGATTGAAAACACTGAACATGGAACACTCATGCAGCAGAAGTTATAGAAATCCAAGGTGCACAACATCATACATTGGGAAGATGTTTGTGAAGAGAGTTAAGAGACAGCCTGACATAAAACTCAAGGACATTCAGGATGCTATGCATGAGAAGTATGTGGTTGACATAAGTGCAGGCAAGGCAAGTAGGGCTAGAGAGAAAGCTCAAGATGCTATAGATAGGGTCCACACTGCACAATTCAACCAGCTATAG